From Patescibacteria group bacterium, a single genomic window includes:
- a CDS encoding DUF805 domain-containing protein, whose translation MIKNLFSGRISIGDIWVGSLVGGIVLALIATFLPPLIIYEIDFSAVLLFSAFFVFMASLIIRRLHDLNKSGWWALLSFIPGINSILWTYVGLWKGDQKQNKFGPVPIELQKNTMKRIFGLN comes from the coding sequence ATGATTAAAAATCTTTTTTCTGGTCGAATAAGTATTGGTGATATATGGGTAGGAAGCCTAGTAGGTGGAATAGTACTTGCATTAATAGCAACATTTCTACCACCACTTATTATTTATGAAATAGATTTTTCAGCAGTACTACTATTCAGCGCTTTTTTTGTATTTATGGCATCACTGATAATAAGAAGATTGCATGATTTGAATAAGTCTGGTTGGTGGGCTTTGCTTAGTTTTATCCCAGGAATAAATTCAATTCTTTGGACATATGTGGGATTATGGAAGGGAGATCAAAAACAAAATAAGTTTGGACCTGTACCAATAGAGCTTCAAAAAAATACCATGAAAAGAATTTTTGGTTTGAATTAA
- a CDS encoding cohesin domain-containing protein, whose protein sequence is MINPFLPALVFAASVNLSFEAVPQMIPAGDEFRLSVNVSSAGIPTLGTDVVITYDPKMVEVTKFLGGKVYPHYPVTLVDIDNVHGKTRFSGTADLYQTRVAEGLLGWVYFRAKKSGTTEVSFVWKKNGTDESNIVPDTGGLDLLKEKPKGVNLSFLEPSSGTRVWILIKRILSFDYLNF, encoded by the coding sequence ATGATTAATCCTTTTTTGCCGGCTTTGGTCTTCGCGGCTTCGGTTAATTTATCTTTTGAGGCCGTGCCGCAAATGATTCCGGCCGGTGACGAATTCAGGCTTTCGGTTAATGTCTCCAGCGCCGGCATCCCGACTTTGGGGACTGACGTGGTTATTACCTATGATCCGAAGATGGTGGAAGTGACCAAATTTCTGGGTGGGAAAGTTTATCCCCATTATCCGGTGACTTTGGTTGATATTGATAATGTTCACGGCAAAACCCGATTTAGCGGGACTGCGGATTTATATCAAACAAGGGTGGCGGAAGGTCTTTTGGGCTGGGTTTATTTCCGGGCCAAAAAATCCGGCACCACCGAAGTCTCTTTTGTTTGGAAAAAAAACGGGACGGATGAATCTAATATCGTTCCCGATACCGGCGGCCTGGATCTTTTAAAGGAAAAACCAAAGGGGGTTAATCTGTCTTTTCTTGAGCCGAGTTCAGGAACCCGAGTTTGGATTTTAATTAAACGAATTCTTTCTTTTGACTACTTAAACTTCTAA